AGGAGGACCCTTTCCCTGAAGGCTTCCGCAAACCACACCGGCAGGGGAGGCGTTTCCGCGAAGGCCGGATCGAGGGTGAGCCCCGGGCGGAAGCGCTGCAGTACGTAGAGGGGGGCACCCCGGACCAGGTCTCCGATTCCCGGGGCGTCCTCCAGCCCGTGGATGCCCGGCACCAGGGTGGTCCGGAACTCGAAGGGGATTTTCGACCGGAGCAGGAGGGAGATGCTTTTTTCCACCAGGGAAAGATCTCCGTCCCAGCCGGAGGCAAGGGAATATTTCTCCCGGGGGGCCTTTATGTCCATGGCCACGTATTCTGCCAGGCCCCGGCCCAGCACCTCCTCCAGCACGTCAGGCCGGGCTCCGTTCGTGTCAAGCTTGACCTTCAGGTCGAGGGAACGCAGCTCCCCGAGGAAGGGAACGAGTCCCTCCTGGATTGACGGCTCGCCGCCGGTGATGCAGACACCGTCGAGGAAGTTCTTCCGCCTCTCCAGGTCCCCGATAATTTCATCTGGTTCGAAGGACTCACCTCCCGTTCCCGGCAGGACCAGCCCGGGGTTGTGGCAGAAAGGGCAGCGGAAGGGGCAGCCTTTCAGGAAGATAACTGCGGCCGCCGCCCCGGGGTAGTCAAGAAAGCCGGTCGGGATATACCCTCCGATGGAGACTGTTTCCATGGCGATTCCCCTCCTTTGCGGCTCCATGATATCACCCCTTCGGGAAGAGAGAAATCTCCGCAGGAAAGAAAAGGTATTATAATATAATGTTACAGGCCGCAGCATCGGCCGGAACTGTCGCCCCCGCAGACAGCGGGGGGCAGGGAAAAATTGGGAGGAGAAACGGCAATGCGGCATCCATTCGGCCCCTTTTCGGGCAGAGGCGGCACCGCCGGGCAGACAGCGGCGGGAGGAGAAGAGAAAGCCCAGGGAAGCCCCGGAAGAGGCGCTGCCGGGACCCTCTCCCTTCTGTTTTCCTGTGCGGCGGTCCTGTATCTCCTCTTCAACCCGTACCCCAGCCTCACCCCGTCCCGGGCGCTGGAGATCACCAAAAACTCCAGGGACCTCTCCCCCCTTCTGAGCAACGAGGAGTTCATCAACGCCTACGAGGATGCGGCCAACGCCCGGGATACCGTGGGGTGGCTCGTGGACAGGACCCGGGAGGGCGGTTTCCTCGTGTCGTACATCTATCTCGACGGGAAGGGCGATTTCAAGGGCTGGTTCTTCGAGGTTCCCCCAGGGAGCGGTGAGGCCAGGAGGGTCACCCGGTCCATGGGGGAGCATTATGTCGCTCTGATCGACGACCGCTTCGAGAGAAGCACCCCGGCCGTTTCCGAAAGGGACAGGGTCACCCGCTGGGTGAAGGAGGCGAAAGCCCTGTCAGGCGGCGGTACAGTTCTGGAAGAGATTTCCAGGGAACTCGGCAGGACGGGGGTCAGGAAGGACTACGGATGGATGGCCCGCCCTCTCGGCAACGGAAAATGGCTGGTGGGCTTCGTGTACGAGCCCGAGGGGGCCGGAGCGGGAGAAAAGAGGGGATGGGTGTTTCACGTCAACTCCCGGGCTTCCTCTCTCCTTTCCGGAGGCGGACTTCCCCTGGGGGCGGGATCGGTGGAAGACCTTCTCCGGCTTTTCGGTACCCCTGGAGACGCTCCTCTGCCCAAAGTTCCTGTCCCTGCGGACGAAACGGACTTCATCCCCCTCGGGGTCTTTATGGAGTCCACCCTTACGCGGTTCGGCGGCAGCCCTTCCGAAGCGAGGCTGCGGTTCGGCGAGCCGGGAGCGGTGAGGAGGAGAAATGTGGCGCAGCCTTCTGATCCCCCGGGAGGCAGGCCTGTGCTCACCATGATGTGGCCGGGGCTTTCCCTGGATTTTTCCGGAAGTTCGGGCGCCGAACGGCTGGTGTCCGCTGCGGTGAAGACGGGAAGCCACCCCTTCGGACCGGATCCGGGTATCCGGGTTGGGGATCTCTTCTCCAGGGTGTCTGACCTGCTGGGAGAGCCGAGTGACAGAAATTCCAGGTCGGTGGTCTATTCCGGCCGGGACGTTCCCTTCTGCCTGGTCTTCGACCTGAGGAAGGACGGCCGGATCGCCGGAATGTCCTTCTCCGTGCCGGCGGAATGAACCGCTGCCGGGGTATTTCAAGGAGGTTTCCATGTCCCTGATATTGAAGCTGCTGCTGAAGGCGGCGCCGTTGCTTCTTTTTCTTCTTGTTTCCCGGGCGGTGCGGGAGATGTTCCGGACGCAGCAGGGAGCCGGAAGAGCCTATGACCGCCCGCCCGAAGGAGACCGGCAGGGAGCGGCCGGACCCCGCAGGGCGGGGCGGAGGGATCCCTATGCTGTCCTGGGATGTCCTCCCTCGTCCTCGGACGGGGAGATAAAAAAGCGGTACCGGGAGCTGCTCGGGAAATATCACCCCGACAAATTCATCGGCCAGGATCTCGATGCCGACTTCGTGGAGCTCGCCTCGAAAAAATTCCAGGAGATCCAGGAAGCCTACGAGGCAATCCGGTCACGGAGAGGATTCTGATGCTATGGAAGCATCTGAGGTTATTTTTCATAATAATCTTATAAGAGGGCTTCATTTTCGTTTCGTCCAGTGGTACGGCCCGTGGTACAATGACCCCGTCCGGAGACTGCGCCGGACAAAAATATCCGTCCCCTGCCCGAGGGAAAAGGAGAGTCGCCATGTCAACTCTGGAGTTCTATAAGGATCCCGGTAGCTTCTCTTCCATCAAGTCCCAGGCGCGAACCACCATTGAAACCGCCTTTTTCGGAAACAACGTGGTCCCGGTCGCAAATCTCCGGGAAGCCTACGATCTTGCCCGGACAAGCCCCGGAACCGTGGAGCTCACGGGAATGCCGGTGTACCGTCCCGAGGGGCAGGGACTGCCCTCCGGAAGCAACGTCCTGCTGATGAACGACGGCGCCGTGGTGGGTCGGTGCGCCGCCGCACGGAAAATCGTCGGCGAGCCGGGAGTGAACATGGGAGAGCTTGCTCCCCTTCTCCGGGAGGCGGTGTACGGAAGCCGGTTCCGCACCTTCTATTCCGCCGAGGCCTATATCGGCCTCGAAAAGGATTTCATGGTCAAGGCCCATCTCCTTGCGCCGAAGAACCACGAAAACCTGGTGTACAACTGGATGCTGAACTTCCAGTACCTGAACAAAACCTACATGGACATGTACAGGGAATCCCGGTCTCTTCCCGACGGCGACATCTTCATGTTTGCCGACCCCGACTGGACGTCCCCCGAGTATCCTTTCGGGCTCGCCTTTTTCGACCCTGTCCACAACTGCGCCGCCGTCCTGGGCATGCGCTATTTCGGAGAGCTGAAGAAGGGAACCCTCACCCTCGCCTGGGGAACCGCCGTACGGAACGGCTTCGCGTCCTGCCACGGGGGACTGAAGCGGTACAACCTGAAGAGCGGCCGGTCCTTCGTGTCCGCCGTGTTCGGACTGTCGGGATCGGGGAAATCAACCCTCACCCACGCCCGCCACGGCGGCAGGTACGACATCACCGTCCTCCACGACGACGCCTTCATCATCAACGTGAAGGAGAAGTACGCCATCGCCCTGGAGCCTTCCTATTTCGACAAGGTGCAGGACTATCCCATGGGGTGCGAGGACAACAAGTTCATTATCTCCCTGCAGAACTGCGGCGTGACCAGGGGAGAGGACGGGCTGCTCTACCCGGTGACGGAGGACCTGCGGAACGGAAACGGCCGGGCCATCAAGTCGAAGCTCTGGTCGCCGGTCCGGGTGGACCGCATCGACGAGCCCATCAACGCCGTGTTCTGGCTCATGAAGGACCAGTCCCTGCCGCCTGTTCTTCGTCTCAGGGGGCCCGACCTCGCCGCCGTGATGGGGGCCACCCTCGCCACGAAACGGACCACCGCGGAGCGGCTTGCTCCCGGCATAGACCCCAATGCGCTCGTGATCGAGTGCTACGCCAATCCCTTCCGGACCTACCCCCTCGCCCTGGATTACGAACGGTTCAGGACCCTCTTCGTGGACGGGGTGGACTGCTATATCCTCAACACGGGGGATTTCATGGGGAAGAAGGTCACTCCGTCCGACACCCTGGGGATTCTCGAGGCCATCATCGAGGAGAAGGCCCGCTTCGTGCCCTTCGGTCCCTTCAGCGACATGGAGACCATGGAGCTCGAGCGGTTCCCCGTGGATTTTTCGGACGAGAAGTACCGGAGGGAGTTCTTCGCCCGGTTCCGGGACAGGCTGGCTTTCGTGAAGTCAAGGGAGACCGAGAAGGGCGGCATGGACAGGCTTCCTCCGGAAGCGGAGGCGGCGCTGCGGAAGGCCCTGGACGAGATGGGCTACCCGGTGCAGGAGTAACCGGTCAGGACTGCCGCGGGCCGGGGGATTCCCCGGCCCGTGATTTTTCCGGGCGGGCGAAGTACTCTCTCAGCAGGCTGTTCCCCCGAAAAAGCCGCACCCTCGAGATGACCTGCCTTCTGCAGACCCATTCGAAACCTTCCCGTGCCTTTTCTTCCGTGGTCCTGTCCCGTTCCATGAGGGAGGGCTCCTTTGCGGCGCCGGGCCATGACCGCCACTCTCCCGAAAGGGGCTCCTGGTAAAGGACGAGCCATGAGTAGTCCGACCAGAGCCCCGGAACCCGGTAGCGCCTCCGGCCTTCCCCTTCGGCGTGGATGAGGATGCTCAGTTCGTCCCGGAACCTGGTGGCCGTTCCGCGGTATTCCTTCCCGTCAGCGCGGCCGGTGAAGGAGACGTTTCCGCCGTGGCCGCCGATGCCTGAAGCTTCGCACCACTGCCTGATCTCCTCCAGCAGTCCGTCGAAATCCAGGGGTATCCCCCGGGCTGAGGCGTAAGTTTCCGCGAAGCGCCGCTCAAGGAGAAATTCACCCGGCCGGGGCGCCGGTGCGCAGAAGTCCTGAAACCGTGCGGGGAAAAGGGGCCGTATGTTCATGGGGTCTCCTTCGGATAAACGTGCCGGTCCAAAACTGCGGGTATCTTTCTATGGCCGGCGTTTTCCCAAAATCCGCAGCTTTTCCCGGCAGAGGGAGTGTCGCCGGGAAAAGCGCCCGGGCCGACGGCCCAAGCGAGCACCGGTGACGCTCCCCGCTGCCTGCGGATTTGGATTCTCTGTTTCGGCTTTACTATATTATTCTTTTCCCTATAATCATACTCCTGACGGAAATAACTTCGGAGGCTTCGAGTATGGCACATTCACCAGACAGAACCAACGTCATGGGGACCGATTCCATTCCCCGCCTGATGGTCCGGTTTTCGCTGCCGGCCATCGGCGGGATGCTGGCCAACGCCCTGTACAACATCGTGGACCGCATCTTCGTGGGGCGCACCGTGGGCCCGGCGGGGATCGGCGCCATCAGCGTGGCCTTTCCCTTCATGCTGCTGGTCATCGCCTACGGCCTGCTCATAGGTGTGGGGGCGGGAGCCCTGGTGTCCATATCCCTCGGTGAGAAGCGCCGGGCACGGGCGGAAAAGACCATGGGAAACGCCCTCGTTTTCCTCATCGGCGGAAGCGTCGTCATTGCCGTCCTGGGGGGGATGTACAGCGCCCCGGTCCTGGAGCTTTCGGGCGCGAGCCCCACCATGCTGCCCCTATCAAAGGAATATCTCGACATCATCGTCTGGGGCATCCCTTTTTCGACCCTTGCCTTCGGGCTCAACTATTTCATCCGGGCGGAGGGGAATCCCCGCTATGCCATGTACACCCTCTTCGTCGGTGCCTTTGCCAATATCATCCTGGACGGGATCCTCATCCTGGGCCTCGGAATGGGCATCCGCGGGGCGGCGCTGGCCACGGTGGCCTCCCAGGTGCTTTCCCTCGGATGGGCTGCCGCCTATTATATCCGGAAATGGGGAACCCTCCGGTTCCGGAGGAAAAACCTCCGTCCCGACCGGATAATCGTCGGAAAAATACTGGCCATCGGCGCGGCGCCTTTTCTTACGGAGCTGAGCTTCACCTTCGTCATGGCGCTTTTCAACCGCTTTCTTCGCACCTATGGCGGCGACCTCGCCATATCCGCCATGGGGATCTTCTTCAGTCTCGACAGTCTGCTGTTCCTTCCTGTTCTCGGTCTGGCGGAGGGAGTGCAGCCCCTCATCGGGTACAACTACGGAGCGAGGGACTACGGCCGGGTGATCTCCGCCGTGCGGTCCGCCATGCTCCTGGGGCTCGCCTTTTTCGCGGGGAGCTTCCTGCTCATCATGACAGTGCCGGAACCGCTGATCCGCATCTTCAACGACAACGACCCGGCACTGCTGGCTTTGGCCGTCCGGGGGCTGCGGATCGGCTACAGCGGCGTCCTTTTCGCCTCGGTGAGCATCATCGCCTCTCATACCTTCCAGGCTATCGGGAAGCCGAAAAAGGGAATTTTTCTCACTCTCTCCCGGCATTTTCTCTTCATCCTCGTCCCACTGTACTTCCTTCCGCCTCTCCTTGGGACAGACGGGGTCTGGCTGGCCATTCCCCTCTCCGACCTGGGAGGAGGGCTCCTGGGAGCCTGGTTCCTGAAGCGGGAGTTCGCCCTCATGAGGCGGGACCAGCAGATTGACGAGATGTCGCCTCCTCCGGGGCCGGCAGCACCTCTTTCCGATTCTGTATAATAGCTGGTAGAAACGGAGCCGAAGTTGCAAAGGGAGGTTTTTTATGAATAGAAAGCATGAATCCGCAATGGAAAACAGACGGAAGCCCGCCGGAGAGCAGGCCCCGCCGGGAGGCTTCCGGGCATGAAGTCCTCAGGGAAGATCGGGTTTGAAAAGGCCCTTGTGGGTGAGGGCGGAAAAGTCGCATTCCTCTTTTCCTTCGGAATCGCACTCTGCCTTTTCGGCCTTTCCAGGGACTCCTTCCAGGATATCCTGTCAGGCCTGTGGCGGATTCTCATCGAGCCGGACTATCTCATTTCGGACTACATGGACGTGGGAGGCATGGGAGCGGCCTTCGTGAACAGCGGGCTGCTCACCGTGCTGTTTACGTCCATTCTCGTTTTCCTTCGTGTCCATATCAGGGGCATATCCATAGCCGCCGTCTTTACCGTGGCAGGATTCTCCTTCTTCGGTAAAAATCTGCTGAACGTCTGGTTCATCGTTGGCGGAGTCTGGCTTTACGCCAGAAGCCAGAAAGAACCCTTCCTGAAATTCATCTACATCGCCTTCTTCGGCACAGCCCTGGCTCCGCTGGTAAGCCAGCTCATGTTCGGCTTCCATTTTCCTCCCTACCTCAGAATCTTTCTCGGCTCGGCTGCGGGGCTTTCCGCGGGCTTCCTGCTTCCTCCCCTGGCCGCCGCCTTCCTCTCGGTCCACCACGGCTACAATCTCTACAACGTGGGATTCACCGCCGGAATGGTGGGGACTCTCTACGTTTCCGTCTTCCGTTCCCACGGATTCATCACGGCGAGCAGGATAATCTGGTCCACAGGACACAATGGGCTGCTGTTCCCCGTCTGCGCCGCCTTTTTCCTTTTCCTCGCCGCGGCGGGACTGCTGCTGGGAGGGGGCAAATCGCCCGGCGCACTGCGGTCTCTGTGGAGACATTCCGGCCGCCTCCTGGCGGACTTCGTGGACATGTTCGACTTTCCCGCCACGCTTATAAACATGGGGCTGACGGGCCTGGCGGCAACCGCCTACCTCTACTTCAGCGGCGGAGACTTTAACGGGCCGACCCTGGGGGGGCTTCTGACCATCGCCGGGTTCAGCGCCATGGGAAAGACTCCCCTCAACATCACGCCCATCCTGCTCGGCGTCATGCTGGGCAGCGTCACGAAAGACTGGAGCCTGACCGATCCGCCGATCCAGCTCGCCGCACTTTTCGGAACCACCCTGGCCCCCATAGCGGGGGAGTTCGGCTGGATTGCCGGCGTTCTGGCGGGGTACGTCCATTCTTCGGTGGTGCTGAACGTCGGGGTGCTCCACGCCGGCTTCAACCTGTACAACAACGGCTTCGCCGGGGGCATAGTGGCCGCCATCCTGGTCCCCCTCATCGAGGCCTTCCGAGGGAGGGAGAAGAGATGAGACACGAACGGCTCGTAGTGTCCCGGATCGTGAGCGAGCTCATGAATTTTTTCTTTTCCATGGGGGCCCGGGAGTTCCAGTCCAGGGTCACCCGGAGCGACGAGGGACACGAGATCGTCATCGAGTCGGATTACGCCGGCAGCCAGGGAAGCAAGCTGCGGGAGATGACCCGGCTCCTCCGGATGCCCCGGGCACGGGAGATGGAGGAATACTCCTGGTCCCTGTCGGGGGACATCAGTACCGGCCAGGAGATCTACCTTGTGGGCATCCTGACCGATACGGTGTCGGTGGATCATGACGAGCAGGCGGGAAAGGTGCGCATCGTCCTTTTCCGGAAGCGGAACTGAGGGCAAGGGGGGGTATCATGGCAAAGACGGAACTCACGCGGGAACTGCTCGAAGCCGCCGTGCTCGGGGCGTCCATCCTCGGCGGAGGGGGAGGGGGCACGGTTGAGGAAGCTCTTGAAGTGGGGGAGACGGCGCTCAAGTTCGGTCCCCTGCACCTGGTTGATCCGGAAGACCTGGAAGCATGGGGAACCATCGTCACCTGTTCCACGGTCACGTGCCCTCACCGGAAGGATCCTTTCATCTCCCCCAGGGCGAGGGTGCGTTCCATAGAGCTTCTGCTGGAGAGCGGCGCCCCCCGGCCATCCGGGCTGATTCCCAACGAGTGCGGCAGCACGGGCATCGTGAACGGCTGGATCGAGGGAGCCATCCTCGGAATCCCCCTGGTGGACGCCCCGTGCAACGGCCGGGCCCACCCCACGCCGGAAATGGGTTCCATGGGGCTCCATCTCGTGGAAGGATACGTGTCCTCCCAGTCCTTCGCCGGCGGAAACCCGGCGAAGGGAGCCTACATCGAGGGCATCCTTCGGGGAGCCGTGGATACGGTGTCCAACATGATCCGCCAGGACGCCTGCGTGGTGGGCGGCATCCTGGCGGTGGCGAGGAACCCTGTGAGCGTCGCCTTCGTCAGGGAGAACGGTGCCCCCGGGGCGGTGAAGCAGGCGATCCGCATCGGGAAGGCCATGAAAGGGGCGGCAGAAAAGGGGCCTGAGGCTGTCATCGCGGCGGCGGCGGAGATGCTGTCCGCCACGGTTATCCGGTGCGGGGAGGTGGAGGCGGTGGACCGGTTCACCGCCGGAGGCATAGATACGGGGACGGTCTTTCTGGGCGGACATGAAGTAACCTTCTGGAAGGAATACATGACCCTCGAAAAGGACGGGGAGCGCCTTGCCACCTTCCCCGATCTCATCACCATCCTCGACGGAGACACCGGGAGGGTCATTCCCAGCGACTGTCTCCAGCCCGGGATGAACGCCGTCCTGTTCACCGCGTCCCGGAGGGAGCTGGTTCTCGGGGGAGGAATGCGCTCCGCCGGACTCTTCGAGCCTGCGGAGAGAATCCTCGGGAAACCCATTCTCCCCTTCCTCGCCATCTGACGGGAAAACCTTTCAGCGGGCGGCCTCCGGGCCGCCTTTTTCCTGTGTACCGCACCGGCGGACACAGGAAACCCATATTGTTGCCCGTGGATAAAAAGTTGGTCTGATATTTGACATAATATAATTTGCGTGGTAATCTTTCTACATGGTGTATTCTGCCCGGACCATGTCCGGGCATACAAAATGGAGGTGTATGAATGGGACTTGAAGACCGGGTTCTGACCGGCGTCCATTTCATGCAGGGAAACTATGCTGCAGTCGAAGGCGCCATTGCCGCGGGATGCGACTTTTTCGCCGGGTATCCCATCACCCCTGCGAACGAAGTCTCCGAGGGAATGGCCAGAAGGCTTCCCGCCGTTGGAGGCGTCTTTTTCCAGGGAGAGGACGAACTGTGTTCCATCTATGCCATATCCGCCGCTTCCCTCGCCGGGGCGAAGGCCATGACGGCCACCGCAAGCGCCGGATATGACTACATGCAGGAGGGCATCGAGTACGCCGTGGCCGTGGAGGCCCCCATCGTGGTGGTAGACGTGATGCGCTGCCGGGGCGAGAACTTCGCCACCCAGTCGGACATCATGCAGGTCCGGTGGGCCGCCGCAGGCGACCACGAGATGATCGTCCTCGCTCCGTCCACGGTGCAGGAGACCTTCGACTTCACCGTCCGGGCGTTCAATCTCGCCGAAGAGTACCGGACGCCTGTAATCGTGGTTTCCGAGATGTCCCTCGCCCTCATGAGGGAACGCCTGGATATTCCCGAAGCGTCCGCCATTCCAGTGGTGAACAGGAAACGGACCGCCAAGTCCCCTGCGGACTACCTTCCCTTCCATGCCGATTCCGAGTACGGCGTGCCCGATTTCGCCGAGCTCGGCACGGGCTACAGGGTGATCCACTCAATCAATCCCCACGACGAGAGGGGAGACATCGAGTGGGAACCCCACGCCTTCGAGCGTCTTTACAAGAGGATCACGGGCAAGGTCCGGGAGAACCGCACGAAGATTTCCACGGTCCAGCGGTTCGGCCTCGACGATGCCGATATCGCCCTGGTTGCCTTCGGCAGCGAGGTGCGCCCTGCCATCGACGCCATGGAGATGGCCCGGGAGAAAGGGATCAAGGCCGGCGTGATGAAGCTTGACGCCCCGTGGCCCTTCCCCGAGGAGGCGATCCGGGACCTGGCCTCCAACATGGGTGCCGTGGTCACCGTGGAGATGAACATGGGCAAGTATGCCGGAGAGATCGAGCGGGCGGTGTGCGGCAAGTGCCGTACCGCGAGGGCGACGAAGAACCTCGGTACGCCCCACACTCCGGACGAGATTCTTTCCGTCATCGAGGAGGTGCGGGCATGAGCGCTCCCGAACTGCACACAAACGGCAATCCCCTGCTGAAATACATGAGGCAGGACAAACTGCCCCATTTCTTCTGCCCCGGCTGCGGCTGCGGGCAGGTTGTCAGCGCTTTTCTCCGGGCCACGGAGTCCCTCGGCCTCGACCTGGGCTCCATGGTGGGCATCGGCGGCGTGGGCTGCACCGCCAGGATTCCGGTGTACATCAACATGGACTGCCTCCACGGAGTCCACGGAAGAACCCTCGCCTGGGCGACGGGAATCAAGCTCCACAAGCCGGACACCAAGGTGGTGGTCTTCGCCGGAGACGGCGACGCCCTCTCCATCGGCGGAAACCATTTCATCCACGCCGCCCGGCGCAATCTCGACGTGACCTTCGTGGTGGTGAACAACTTCAACTTCGCCATGACGGGCGGCCAGGTGGCGCCCATGACTCCGGACGGATCGGTCACCATGACCACCCCCTACGGAAGCAGCGAGCCCCCCTTCGACCTGTGCAGGCTCGCGGCCGCCTCCGGTGCGACCTATGTGGCGCGGACCCTGACCTCCAATCCCGCCCAGATGACGACGTTTATCAAGAATGCCCTGAATCACAAGGGATTCTCCGTGGTGGAGATTCTCTCCCAGTGCCCCACCCATTTCGGCCGGTACGCCCTCGGAAGCGGAAGCCCCAAGGGGCTGGTCGAGTGGATCAAGAGCCACACCGTGCCCGCGTCCGCCGCTGAAAAAATGTCTCCCGAGCAGACGGCGGGGAAATACCTCGTTGGCGAGTTCGTGAACGTGGAGAAGCCGGTGTTTCGGGGAAGCACTGTGTATACCCCGTCGTCCTGCGGCTGCGGCGGGAAGGAGGCATAGGCATGAACGCGAAACAGACAAGCATCCGTTTTTGCGGCTTCGGCGGCCAGGGGATCATCCTGTCCTCCGTCATTCTCGGCGAGGCGGCCGTGACCAAGGAAGGCATCTACGCCGCCCAGTCACAGTCCTACGGCTCGGAGGCCAGGGGCGGCCAGTGCCAGTCAGAGGTTGTTCTCTCGAAGAACCCCATCGGCACGCCCACCAATGAACGGAACGACATCCTCGTCGCCATGTTCCAGGCGGCCTACATGAGCCACAGGCATGAACTGAAGAAGGGCGGCACCCTGTTCGTGGACAGCGGCCTTGTGCCC
The window above is part of the Aminivibrio pyruvatiphilus genome. Proteins encoded here:
- a CDS encoding 2-oxoacid:acceptor oxidoreductase subunit alpha; the encoded protein is MGLEDRVLTGVHFMQGNYAAVEGAIAAGCDFFAGYPITPANEVSEGMARRLPAVGGVFFQGEDELCSIYAISAASLAGAKAMTATASAGYDYMQEGIEYAVAVEAPIVVVDVMRCRGENFATQSDIMQVRWAAAGDHEMIVLAPSTVQETFDFTVRAFNLAEEYRTPVIVVSEMSLALMRERLDIPEASAIPVVNRKRTAKSPADYLPFHADSEYGVPDFAELGTGYRVIHSINPHDERGDIEWEPHAFERLYKRITGKVRENRTKISTVQRFGLDDADIALVAFGSEVRPAIDAMEMAREKGIKAGVMKLDAPWPFPEEAIRDLASNMGAVVTVEMNMGKYAGEIERAVCGKCRTARATKNLGTPHTPDEILSVIEEVRA
- a CDS encoding 2-oxoacid:acceptor oxidoreductase family protein, with the translated sequence MNAKQTSIRFCGFGGQGIILSSVILGEAAVTKEGIYAAQSQSYGSEARGGQCQSEVVLSKNPIGTPTNERNDILVAMFQAAYMSHRHELKKGGTLFVDSGLVPDLGEVDPSITVWKVPATETAIRLGSKMAGNMVMLGFIQEKTGLVSRDNLLAAIQESVKKKYVEMNTAAFEEGIRMAKEDTGA
- a CDS encoding DUF1576 domain-containing protein; the protein is MKSSGKIGFEKALVGEGGKVAFLFSFGIALCLFGLSRDSFQDILSGLWRILIEPDYLISDYMDVGGMGAAFVNSGLLTVLFTSILVFLRVHIRGISIAAVFTVAGFSFFGKNLLNVWFIVGGVWLYARSQKEPFLKFIYIAFFGTALAPLVSQLMFGFHFPPYLRIFLGSAAGLSAGFLLPPLAAAFLSVHHGYNLYNVGFTAGMVGTLYVSVFRSHGFITASRIIWSTGHNGLLFPVCAAFFLFLAAAGLLLGGGKSPGALRSLWRHSGRLLADFVDMFDFPATLINMGLTGLAATAYLYFSGGDFNGPTLGGLLTIAGFSAMGKTPLNITPILLGVMLGSVTKDWSLTDPPIQLAALFGTTLAPIAGEFGWIAGVLAGYVHSSVVLNVGVLHAGFNLYNNGFAGGIVAAILVPLIEAFRGREKR
- a CDS encoding anaerobic ribonucleoside-triphosphate reductase activating protein; protein product: MEPQRRGIAMETVSIGGYIPTGFLDYPGAAAAVIFLKGCPFRCPFCHNPGLVLPGTGGESFEPDEIIGDLERRKNFLDGVCITGGEPSIQEGLVPFLGELRSLDLKVKLDTNGARPDVLEEVLGRGLAEYVAMDIKAPREKYSLASGWDGDLSLVEKSISLLLRSKIPFEFRTTLVPGIHGLEDAPGIGDLVRGAPLYVLQRFRPGLTLDPAFAETPPLPVWFAEAFRERVLLFADEVRIRG
- a CDS encoding phosphoenolpyruvate carboxykinase (ATP), which gives rise to MSTLEFYKDPGSFSSIKSQARTTIETAFFGNNVVPVANLREAYDLARTSPGTVELTGMPVYRPEGQGLPSGSNVLLMNDGAVVGRCAAARKIVGEPGVNMGELAPLLREAVYGSRFRTFYSAEAYIGLEKDFMVKAHLLAPKNHENLVYNWMLNFQYLNKTYMDMYRESRSLPDGDIFMFADPDWTSPEYPFGLAFFDPVHNCAAVLGMRYFGELKKGTLTLAWGTAVRNGFASCHGGLKRYNLKSGRSFVSAVFGLSGSGKSTLTHARHGGRYDITVLHDDAFIINVKEKYAIALEPSYFDKVQDYPMGCEDNKFIISLQNCGVTRGEDGLLYPVTEDLRNGNGRAIKSKLWSPVRVDRIDEPINAVFWLMKDQSLPPVLRLRGPDLAAVMGATLATKRTTAERLAPGIDPNALVIECYANPFRTYPLALDYERFRTLFVDGVDCYILNTGDFMGKKVTPSDTLGILEAIIEEKARFVPFGPFSDMETMELERFPVDFSDEKYRREFFARFRDRLAFVKSRETEKGGMDRLPPEAEAALRKALDEMGYPVQE
- a CDS encoding J domain-containing protein — encoded protein: MSLILKLLLKAAPLLLFLLVSRAVREMFRTQQGAGRAYDRPPEGDRQGAAGPRRAGRRDPYAVLGCPPSSSDGEIKKRYRELLGKYHPDKFIGQDLDADFVELASKKFQEIQEAYEAIRSRRGF
- a CDS encoding thiamine pyrophosphate-dependent enzyme, whose protein sequence is MSAPELHTNGNPLLKYMRQDKLPHFFCPGCGCGQVVSAFLRATESLGLDLGSMVGIGGVGCTARIPVYINMDCLHGVHGRTLAWATGIKLHKPDTKVVVFAGDGDALSIGGNHFIHAARRNLDVTFVVVNNFNFAMTGGQVAPMTPDGSVTMTTPYGSSEPPFDLCRLAAASGATYVARTLTSNPAQMTTFIKNALNHKGFSVVEILSQCPTHFGRYALGSGSPKGLVEWIKSHTVPASAAEKMSPEQTAGKYLVGEFVNVEKPVFRGSTVYTPSSCGCGGKEA
- a CDS encoding MATE family efflux transporter; the protein is MAHSPDRTNVMGTDSIPRLMVRFSLPAIGGMLANALYNIVDRIFVGRTVGPAGIGAISVAFPFMLLVIAYGLLIGVGAGALVSISLGEKRRARAEKTMGNALVFLIGGSVVIAVLGGMYSAPVLELSGASPTMLPLSKEYLDIIVWGIPFSTLAFGLNYFIRAEGNPRYAMYTLFVGAFANIILDGILILGLGMGIRGAALATVASQVLSLGWAAAYYIRKWGTLRFRRKNLRPDRIIVGKILAIGAAPFLTELSFTFVMALFNRFLRTYGGDLAISAMGIFFSLDSLLFLPVLGLAEGVQPLIGYNYGARDYGRVISAVRSAMLLGLAFFAGSFLLIMTVPEPLIRIFNDNDPALLALAVRGLRIGYSGVLFASVSIIASHTFQAIGKPKKGIFLTLSRHFLFILVPLYFLPPLLGTDGVWLAIPLSDLGGGLLGAWFLKREFALMRRDQQIDEMSPPPGPAAPLSDSV
- a CDS encoding DUF917 family protein — translated: MAKTELTRELLEAAVLGASILGGGGGGTVEEALEVGETALKFGPLHLVDPEDLEAWGTIVTCSTVTCPHRKDPFISPRARVRSIELLLESGAPRPSGLIPNECGSTGIVNGWIEGAILGIPLVDAPCNGRAHPTPEMGSMGLHLVEGYVSSQSFAGGNPAKGAYIEGILRGAVDTVSNMIRQDACVVGGILAVARNPVSVAFVRENGAPGAVKQAIRIGKAMKGAAEKGPEAVIAAAAEMLSATVIRCGEVEAVDRFTAGGIDTGTVFLGGHEVTFWKEYMTLEKDGERLATFPDLITILDGDTGRVIPSDCLQPGMNAVLFTASRRELVLGGGMRSAGLFEPAERILGKPILPFLAI